A region of the Saprospiraceae bacterium genome:
TAAAAAAGAAAGCATCAATAAACAAAAAATAAACTCCCAATAATTGTTGTTTTGATTGTATAGTAAATTCATAAGTTCCTTTGCATAAAAACAACTGCTCATAACCAATGCAATTGTAAATGCAAACAATAAATTCAAAGCCATTTTTAATAGCTCGGTCAGTTTATCTACATCCTTGTATAAAACCGAAAACATTGCCAGTAATAAACTTCCAAATGCAAGAGACACCATGCTGGATGCTTCAAAAATACGCATGGAGGCCGCATAAATTCCGGCTTGTTCGTCACCATTTTCAAGCCATTTACCTATTAATAACACATCCAACTTGGTATACATTGTACTGAATAAAAAAATCAGGCTAAAAGGAATACAAGCCTTTATTATGGGCTTCAACTTCATAAAATGGACTGTCGGCCAGTTTATACGAATTCCTTTAATTAACAAAAAACAAACAGCAAGAACTAAGCAGCTGCCGATTGAAATGGTTTGAATCCAAACAAATCCTTGTACACTCAAATACTGTTTTAATTCAGGATACCACAAAATAAAGGCCCCAAAAATAATCAACAAGATCCGATCTAAAATCGACAAAAAACTATCCGATTTATAATACCCTAATCCGGAAATTACAGACCGAATAAAAAATACAGCACTGATTAAAATTTGATTAAAAACTAAATGCAGAATTAATGAAAGTTGAATCTTTTCATAATCAAACACAAGGATAAATAGTACAATACAAATTGCATAAAGTAAAGAAAGTAAGATTTTTAGACCTATTAATTGATTGAAATTGTTTTCAACGTTTGCCCTGTTTTGACTTACGAAACGATTGGTATAATTTTGAATTCCAAAATCATTAATGAACTGAAATAACAAGGTAAAATTGAGCAGTTTATAATATAAACCATAATCCGTCGTACCCAAAACCAATTGAAATTGACGATCTATCCCCAAGAGGTATATGGCTTTAACAAACAAATTCAAGCCAATTAATAAGACAATATTAATTGCAAAGGTCTTTTTCATGAAGGATTTGCAAGATACAAAGCATTCTCAAGTGATTTGATTTGAATAGGCTTATTACATTCAATTGAAATATACTACATTGTCATTAAATTGAATTTCTTATGCAACATGCCATTCGCATATTTCTTTTTACCATTATATTATTAATTATAAATCAAGGAATTGCGCAATCAATCCGCTTTCAAAAGACTTACGGTCCACAGGCTTTTGTCCCAGGAAGTAAAAATAATGAAGCCAGTTTTTATGATGTGGAAACACTTTCGGATGATGGGTTCGTAACGCTCGGATTTCTAACAGACACCTTGACGCCTCAGCATTCAGAAGGCTTTATAAGCCGTTATGATTGCACCGGCCGCGTACTATGGACTAAAACATTGGGTGCTTCAGGAGCTCCTACCAACACCAATGCAGGCATCGTAGAAACACCTGAAGGCGATATCGTTTTCAGCTTTAATCTTGGAACTGGCTTTTTTCGTGCTTCCATTTTAGCTGGTCGAATTTCAAAATCAGGACAAGTCATGTGGATGAAACGCATAGGTAATAATACAGAATTCGGTAGAGATTTGGTCCAAACACCGGATGGAGGTTTTGTAATTGTAGGAAATACCGCTTTTCATGGTACTGATAATACAGCTGCTGACATTTATATGTTGAAGCTGGATGCGAATGGCAGTATTCTTTGGTCAAAAACATTTGGCAATCCTGCAGGAACTTATGACGAAGCATATGCTGTTAAACTTGACTCCAAAACAAATCTTATCGTCACAGGTCGATGCATTGCGGATGCAACATTTCAGGCATTTATTTTAAAAGCTGATCCCAATGGGAATCCCATTGCATTTAAAACCTATGGATACAACAACCAACGAACCAATGCATTTGATTTATTGGTAGATGCCCAGGATAATTACCTGATTACAGGTTTCACAACCATTTTGGAAAGCGATCATACGAGTTCTGAAAGTGATCCATTTCTTATTAAAGTAGACAGTGCAATGAATACCGTATTTGCAAATGTTTATGAAGTTAACAATGGACGAGATTTTAGCACGATCGGAGAGGGACTTGCTCTTTTAAACAATGGTGACTACGCAATTGGTGTGAGTACCTTGTCTTTTTCATCTCACGATATTTCAGGTCCAAGTGCACCAAATAAAAATGCCTTGTACGTAATTCGAAAAGATGGTAGTATTCGTAAAGCCCTTTTATACAATATGCACGGCTCGCAGTATACCCGTGTGCGAAAAAGCAGCATGGGTTCTGTATTATTGGGTGGATTTTCAAGAGCATATACTGATAAAAATGTCAGTCAAGGTTTGATAATCAAAACAGATAATCAATTTCTTTCCGGTTGTCATGATATCGATGTAACTCCAGAATTGGCTATTTACAAACCCACCTGGCAGATAGCTGACTTTAGTTATCAATTAAAATCAGGACATCGAATCATTGATTATAGTAACTACAAGGATTCTTTATTAAAAGAATTTACCTTATGCGAAGAAATTCCTTTACTGACCCCAGAATTTGATGCACCAACTACAACTTGTCCTGGTGAAGTTCAGTTTATAGATCAATCTGCCGGTCCAGGAACAGGCTATTGGATCATTGATCAAGATACCATTCGTCAGGATGGTGATCTTAACTATTTATTTCATAATCCCGGAACGTATGCTGTGACAAGGGTTTTACAATTTAGTTGTGTCGTAAAAAGCATTACTAAAAATCTGATTGTAAAATCCGGGTTTGTAGATACTGTTTTTGCAAGCATTTGCGAAGGATCTAGTTTTACTTTTAAAGGAAATAATTTTGACAAAGAGGGGATTAATTTGCTAAAAATTCCTGGACAAGGTGGTGTTTGCGATTCAACATATATTATTGATATTAAAAAAATCAAGGTCGATTCGGCCATTGTCTCTCAGGAGTTTTGCGGAAAAGAATTTAAACTCCACAATCAAAGCTATACGAATCCTGGAAAGTATCAATTGATACTTAAGAGTCAAGCAGCTTGTGACAGCTTGATAATAAGTTTGAACCTTTCTAAGATTTATAAAACAGATACCCTTATTGAATTAGACACTGTTTACTTTTGCGATCATTTTCAATATGGTGATACGATATTAACCAAATCCGGTATTTATCAAAAAGTTGCCTTTGATACCCTTGATGATTGTGGCATTAAATATTTTAATGCTATTTTGGTAGATGATTGTGATTGTTTAAAATTTCCAAATGTCTTTACACCTGATAATGGCGATCAATTAAATAATGATTTTAGGCCAGCAAATAAATGCGGAGATGTAATTGAAGAGTATAAAATAAAAATCTACAATCGTTGGGGACAAATTATTTACGACTTTACAGGAGATTACAAAACTGGATGGGATGGGAAGTATAAATCATTACCAGCACCAGTTGAAACCTATATGTACTTGGCAGAATTTAAAATACGCTATGTTGAAAA
Encoded here:
- a CDS encoding oligosaccharide flippase family protein yields the protein MKKTFAINIVLLIGLNLFVKAIYLLGIDRQFQLVLGTTDYGLYYKLLNFTLLFQFINDFGIQNYTNRFVSQNRANVENNFNQLIGLKILLSLLYAICIVLFILVFDYEKIQLSLILHLVFNQILISAVFFIRSVISGLGYYKSDSFLSILDRILLIIFGAFILWYPELKQYLSVQGFVWIQTISIGSCLVLAVCFLLIKGIRINWPTVHFMKLKPIIKACIPFSLIFLFSTMYTKLDVLLIGKWLENGDEQAGIYAASMRIFEASSMVSLAFGSLLLAMFSVLYKDVDKLTELLKMALNLLFAFTIALVMSSCFYAKELMNLLYNQNNNYWEFIFCLLMLSFLPASLNYIFGALFQAIHKERQLFLFYMLAGIISFVLNVYLIKSLQLIGVAYVTVITHSFLFGIQIIYLQQKQIIHLKSVIWLKMIFLMFIAYCVSSLFKSNVDDWRIGMTLSLVGILFLAILLKMIDLRDFIRLKSEVESS
- a CDS encoding gliding motility-associated C-terminal domain-containing protein, whose protein sequence is MQHAIRIFLFTIILLIINQGIAQSIRFQKTYGPQAFVPGSKNNEASFYDVETLSDDGFVTLGFLTDTLTPQHSEGFISRYDCTGRVLWTKTLGASGAPTNTNAGIVETPEGDIVFSFNLGTGFFRASILAGRISKSGQVMWMKRIGNNTEFGRDLVQTPDGGFVIVGNTAFHGTDNTAADIYMLKLDANGSILWSKTFGNPAGTYDEAYAVKLDSKTNLIVTGRCIADATFQAFILKADPNGNPIAFKTYGYNNQRTNAFDLLVDAQDNYLITGFTTILESDHTSSESDPFLIKVDSAMNTVFANVYEVNNGRDFSTIGEGLALLNNGDYAIGVSTLSFSSHDISGPSAPNKNALYVIRKDGSIRKALLYNMHGSQYTRVRKSSMGSVLLGGFSRAYTDKNVSQGLIIKTDNQFLSGCHDIDVTPELAIYKPTWQIADFSYQLKSGHRIIDYSNYKDSLLKEFTLCEEIPLLTPEFDAPTTTCPGEVQFIDQSAGPGTGYWIIDQDTIRQDGDLNYLFHNPGTYAVTRVLQFSCVVKSITKNLIVKSGFVDTVFASICEGSSFTFKGNNFDKEGINLLKIPGQGGVCDSTYIIDIKKIKVDSAIVSQEFCGKEFKLHNQSYTNPGKYQLILKSQAACDSLIISLNLSKIYKTDTLIELDTVYFCDHFQYGDTILTKSGIYQKVAFDTLDDCGIKYFNAILVDDCDCLKFPNVFTPDNGDQLNNDFRPANKCGDVIEEYKIKIYNRWGQIIYDFTGDYKTGWDGKYKSLPAPVETYMYLAEFKIRYVENQAAVTKQKSGSFSIIR